The Parabacteroides sp. FAFU027 genome window below encodes:
- a CDS encoding alpha-L-arabinofuranosidase C-terminal domain-containing protein, with amino-acid sequence MKHNLKKTCLTASLAFSTLLGFQQVNAQEYNVQVDTKKVGSPIQKTMYGIFFEDINFGADGGLYAELVKNRSFEFDHNLVGWLPFGNVKVMNTNPCFDKNPNYVQISYDKELTGSGLENEGFAKGMGIKADETYKFSVYARCVEAPVKLRVQLVNSHSDIMASTEVEFSGKEWKKYSVELKSRSTDAHSKLRLTLVNKGVVDLDHISLFPSKTFKGRENGMREDLAQALADLHPGIFRFPGGCIVEGTNLATRYQWKNTIGAVENRPTNINRWNYTFGDKKYFDYYQSYGLGFYEYFQLSEDIGAEPLPVLSCGLSCQFENHDPNENCAVDKLQPFIQDALDLIEFANGPSTSKWGKVRTDMGHPAPFNLKFIAIGNEQWGPLYPERLEPFLKAIRAKYPNINVIGTAGPSPDGKDFDFGWKEMKRLKADLVDEHYYKDPQWFLDNAKRYDNYDRKAPKVFAGEYACHPKNKKNDFEGALCESAFMTGFERNADVVKMCTYAPLFAHVDAWQWRPDLIWFDNLKSVKSVNYYVQQLYGMNVGTNVLTTTYNNGPLAGQDGLYASTALDKNKMEIIVKIANTSKEVRKVKFTLNGLKAAERKGTHTILTSDNIDAENTLDKPNTVVPATKEISVSGNALQVELAPQSFNLYTIKL; translated from the coding sequence ATGAAACACAATCTCAAAAAGACGTGCCTCACGGCATCGCTTGCATTCTCTACATTGCTGGGTTTCCAGCAGGTAAATGCTCAGGAGTACAATGTACAGGTCGATACCAAAAAAGTGGGTTCGCCGATTCAGAAAACAATGTACGGTATCTTCTTCGAAGACATCAACTTCGGAGCTGATGGTGGTTTGTACGCCGAGTTGGTGAAAAACCGTTCGTTTGAATTCGATCACAACCTGGTCGGTTGGTTGCCTTTCGGAAACGTAAAAGTGATGAATACCAATCCTTGCTTTGACAAAAATCCGAACTATGTACAGATCAGCTACGACAAAGAGCTTACCGGAAGTGGCTTGGAAAATGAAGGCTTTGCCAAAGGTATGGGGATTAAAGCCGATGAGACTTACAAATTCTCTGTATATGCCCGTTGTGTCGAAGCGCCGGTTAAGCTGAGAGTTCAATTGGTTAATTCGCATAGTGACATAATGGCATCTACAGAGGTGGAATTTTCCGGTAAGGAATGGAAAAAGTATTCTGTAGAGCTGAAATCAAGATCAACTGATGCGCACAGCAAACTGCGTTTGACTTTGGTGAACAAAGGAGTGGTTGATTTGGATCATATCTCGCTTTTCCCTTCCAAAACATTCAAAGGACGTGAAAATGGTATGCGTGAAGACCTTGCTCAGGCGTTGGCTGACCTGCATCCCGGAATCTTCCGTTTCCCTGGCGGTTGTATCGTAGAGGGCACTAACTTGGCTACCCGTTATCAGTGGAAAAACACCATCGGAGCCGTTGAAAATCGCCCAACCAACATCAACCGTTGGAATTATACTTTCGGAGATAAAAAATACTTCGATTACTATCAGTCATACGGTCTTGGTTTCTACGAATATTTCCAGTTAAGTGAAGATATTGGTGCAGAACCGCTTCCGGTTTTGAGCTGCGGACTTTCCTGCCAGTTTGAAAACCACGATCCTAACGAAAACTGTGCAGTAGATAAGCTGCAACCTTTCATCCAGGATGCATTGGATTTGATCGAGTTTGCTAATGGTCCTTCAACTTCTAAATGGGGAAAAGTGCGTACCGATATGGGACACCCGGCGCCATTTAACCTGAAATTCATCGCAATCGGTAACGAACAGTGGGGGCCACTTTATCCGGAACGTCTGGAGCCATTCCTCAAAGCGATTCGTGCTAAATACCCGAACATCAATGTCATCGGAACTGCCGGTCCAAGTCCTGACGGTAAAGACTTTGATTTTGGCTGGAAAGAGATGAAACGACTGAAAGCTGATTTGGTAGATGAACATTACTACAAAGATCCGCAGTGGTTCCTCGATAATGCTAAACGCTATGATAATTACGATCGCAAAGCTCCAAAAGTTTTTGCAGGAGAATACGCTTGCCATCCGAAAAACAAAAAGAACGACTTCGAGGGAGCTTTGTGCGAATCAGCTTTCATGACCGGATTTGAGCGTAATGCTGATGTGGTAAAAATGTGTACTTATGCACCGTTGTTTGCTCATGTTGATGCATGGCAATGGCGCCCGGACCTTATCTGGTTCGATAACCTGAAGAGCGTTAAGAGTGTAAACTACTACGTACAGCAGCTTTACGGTATGAATGTTGGTACCAACGTATTGACCACTACATACAACAATGGACCTTTGGCTGGTCAGGACGGTCTTTACGCTTCTACAGCTTTGGATAAAAACAAAATGGAGATCATTGTGAAAATAGCCAATACGTCGAAAGAGGTTCGTAAAGTGAAATTCACGCTTAATGGTCTGAAAGCAGCTGAAAGAAAAGGTACGCACACCATTCTTACATCTGATAATATAGATGCTGAGAATACTTTGGATAAACCAAACACTGTAGTTCCGGCTACCAAAGAGATTTCTGTTTCAGGAAATGCTTTGCAGGTGGAATTGGCTCCTCAGTCATTCAACCTTTATACAATCAAGCTTTAA
- the murA gene encoding UDP-N-acetylglucosamine 1-carboxyvinyltransferase, which produces MGSFIIEGGHRLHGSITPQGAKNEALQIICATLLTPEEVIVHNIPNILDINNLIQLLREMGVKVSKMGENTYSFKADNVDLNYLKSDEFLKKSASLRGSVMIIGPLVARFGSALIPKPGGDKIGRRRLDTHFIGIQKLGADFNYDSTRQIYEIKADKLKGTYMLLDEASVTGTANIVMAAVLAEGKTTIYNAACEPYLQQLCKMLNAMGANIEGIGSNLLTIEGVESLWGCEHTILPDMIEIGSFIGMAAMTGSELTIKNVSYPDLGMIPDSFRRLGIQMELQGDDIHIPQQDCYTIDTFIDGSILTVADAPWPGLTPDLLSVFLVVATQAKGSVLIHQKMFESRLFFVDKLIDMGAQIILCDPHRATVIGNAKTNPLRAATMSSPDIRAGIALLIAAMSAEGISTIHNIDQIDRGYQDIDKRLNALGAKITRL; this is translated from the coding sequence ATGGGATCATTTATTATTGAAGGCGGACACCGTCTGCACGGCTCCATTACTCCTCAGGGAGCTAAAAACGAAGCATTACAGATTATTTGTGCAACCCTTCTGACACCGGAAGAGGTGATCGTCCATAACATTCCGAACATTCTCGATATCAACAATCTGATTCAGCTGTTACGCGAAATGGGGGTCAAAGTCTCCAAAATGGGAGAAAACACCTACAGTTTCAAAGCAGACAACGTTGACCTCAACTACCTGAAATCAGATGAATTCCTAAAAAAAAGTGCCTCATTGCGCGGTTCGGTCATGATTATCGGACCATTGGTTGCCCGCTTCGGCTCAGCACTTATCCCCAAACCGGGTGGTGACAAGATTGGCCGTCGCCGTCTGGACACCCACTTCATTGGTATCCAGAAACTGGGAGCTGATTTTAACTACGATTCTACCCGCCAGATATACGAAATCAAAGCCGATAAGCTGAAAGGAACTTACATGTTGCTCGATGAGGCTTCTGTAACCGGTACTGCCAACATCGTGATGGCAGCTGTATTGGCCGAAGGTAAAACCACTATCTACAATGCAGCCTGTGAGCCTTACCTGCAACAGCTTTGCAAAATGCTGAATGCTATGGGTGCCAATATCGAAGGTATCGGCTCAAATCTGCTGACCATCGAAGGTGTAGAATCGTTGTGGGGATGTGAACATACGATTCTTCCTGATATGATTGAGATCGGTAGCTTCATCGGTATGGCTGCCATGACCGGCTCTGAACTGACTATCAAAAACGTCTCCTACCCTGATTTGGGCATGATTCCGGACAGCTTCCGCCGTCTGGGTATTCAAATGGAACTGCAAGGTGACGATATCCATATTCCTCAGCAGGACTGTTATACGATTGATACCTTTATCGACGGTTCTATCCTGACGGTTGCCGATGCACCCTGGCCGGGATTAACACCGGACTTGTTGAGCGTATTTCTGGTCGTAGCTACCCAGGCTAAAGGCAGCGTGCTGATTCACCAGAAGATGTTCGAAAGCCGTCTCTTCTTCGTAGATAAATTAATCGACATGGGCGCTCAGATTATCCTTTGCGATCCGCACCGTGCTACCGTAATCGGAAATGCTAAAACGAATCCTCTTCGTGCAGCCACCATGTCCTCACCGGATATCCGTGCAGGAATTGCACTGTTGATTGCTGCCATGTCTGCTGAAGGCATCAGCACCATCCATAACATTGACCAGATTGACCGTGGTTACCAGGATATTGACAAACGATTAAATGCATTGGGTGCTAAGATTACCCGATTGTAA
- a CDS encoding DUF4290 domain-containing protein, which translates to MEYFTQLKKLVLPEYGRNIQNMVDHALTIEDRAERTRCANTIINLMGNMFPHLRNVEDFKYKLWDHLAIMADFKLDIDYPYEIVKKENLYTHPDNAPYKTSRIRYRHYGLVIETMIKKIDDYPEGSREREELIKLIVNHMKKSFIAWNKDNVEDQKILEDFCDYTGGKIQVTPELMKLMESKEAFVRRNKVNIKRQGK; encoded by the coding sequence ATGGAATACTTCACTCAACTCAAAAAACTGGTATTGCCCGAATACGGACGTAATATCCAAAACATGGTGGATCATGCCCTGACTATCGAAGACAGAGCAGAACGCACCCGTTGTGCCAATACCATCATTAACCTGATGGGAAATATGTTTCCACACCTGCGCAATGTTGAGGACTTCAAATACAAACTCTGGGACCACCTTGCCATTATGGCCGATTTCAAACTGGACATTGACTATCCGTACGAAATCGTAAAAAAGGAAAACCTTTATACACACCCTGATAACGCTCCATACAAAACCAGCCGCATCAGATACCGCCATTACGGATTGGTTATTGAAACCATGATCAAAAAGATTGATGATTATCCGGAAGGTTCACGCGAGCGCGAGGAGCTGATCAAACTAATCGTCAACCACATGAAGAAATCTTTCATTGCCTGGAATAAAGACAATGTGGAAGACCAGAAAATTCTGGAGGATTTCTGCGATTATACCGGTGGAAAAATACAGGTTACTCCTGAACTCATGAAATTGATGGAATCGAAAGAAGCTTTCGTACGCCGTAACAAAGTCAACATCAAACGTCAGGGAAAATAG
- the tsaB gene encoding tRNA (adenosine(37)-N6)-threonylcarbamoyltransferase complex dimerization subunit type 1 TsaB, translating into MAVILNIETSTPVCSVALSKDGAVIFNQQDNEGPSHTEKLGVFVQEALDFAKAHELKLDAVAVSCGPGSYTGLRIGVSTAKGLCYGLNIPLIAIPTLKVMACALLFDPSTDEEALLCPMIDARRMEVFATIYDRSLAEVKPTSADIIDENSYLEYLEKGKVIFFGNGADKCRSTITHPNAIFVSGIDPLASNMMALAEIDFRKENFVDVAYFEPFYLKEFVATTPKNKVF; encoded by the coding sequence ATGGCAGTTATATTGAATATTGAAACTTCTACGCCAGTCTGCTCGGTAGCATTATCCAAAGACGGCGCCGTTATTTTCAACCAACAGGACAACGAAGGTCCTTCACATACCGAAAAGTTGGGCGTATTTGTACAGGAAGCCCTTGATTTTGCCAAAGCTCACGAGCTGAAGCTCGATGCAGTGGCAGTCAGTTGCGGACCGGGTTCCTATACCGGATTGCGCATCGGTGTTTCCACCGCTAAAGGTCTTTGCTACGGGCTGAACATCCCGCTGATTGCCATTCCTACGCTGAAGGTGATGGCTTGTGCATTGTTGTTTGACCCGTCAACCGATGAAGAAGCCTTGCTTTGCCCGATGATTGACGCCCGCCGGATGGAAGTATTTGCAACCATCTATGACCGTTCTTTGGCCGAAGTTAAACCAACTTCAGCAGATATCATTGATGAAAATTCATACCTTGAATATCTTGAAAAGGGAAAAGTAATTTTCTTCGGAAATGGCGCTGATAAATGCCGTTCGACCATTACGCATCCGAATGCCATCTTTGTCAGCGGCATCGATCCATTAGCTAGCAACATGATGGCACTGGCCGAGATTGATTTTCGGAAAGAAAACTTTGTAGATGTCGCCTATTTCGAGCCATTTTACCTGAAAGAATTTGTGGCTACAACTCCAAAGAATAAAGTGTTTTAA